In the genome of Nevskia ramosa DSM 11499, one region contains:
- a CDS encoding hydroxymethylglutaryl-CoA synthase family protein, producing MSKAEFGISAFAAYVPPYRVDLREWCEWTGNSWDKTRAVIGESFRVPGVEEDVYTMAANAVLALIDRNAVDPAKIGYLALGTESSVDNATGAVIVRGLVDRALAATGRPRIARDCEVPEFKQACLAGVYGLKGAVRYLAHDGAERQAVVVAADIAEYERGSSGEPTQGAGAVAMLLERDPKIVALDLRNGGSASTFRGLDFRKPFQRYAGQTTSVSGRLSDFPVFNGKFSTACYVDETLSAIDQLLAKRGGAHGRYFRELEAVFMHRPYHKMPVTAWALGYLFALGADGALGADELNGYCVASGVDPVQLAAEMAAVTTRAFEPDFDGTVAEPYPLTAGLMKAFRETDTYKRVVDDKMRLGAKPMMAMGNLYSAALPGWLAAGLEEAAKAGRDLAGREILLIGYGSGDASEAIPARIVPGWQDAASRIHLAGALDGAVALNAEQYAALHEGRPAPGIAPACRGIRINRIGDRRTGALQDFGIAYYDLGV from the coding sequence ATGAGCAAGGCAGAATTCGGCATCAGTGCCTTCGCGGCCTATGTGCCGCCGTATCGCGTGGACCTGCGCGAATGGTGCGAGTGGACCGGCAACAGCTGGGACAAGACGCGCGCGGTGATCGGCGAAAGCTTCCGCGTGCCGGGTGTCGAGGAAGACGTCTACACGATGGCCGCCAACGCAGTGCTGGCGCTGATCGATCGCAATGCCGTCGACCCGGCGAAGATCGGCTATCTGGCGCTGGGCACCGAGTCCAGCGTCGACAACGCCACCGGTGCGGTGATCGTCCGCGGTCTCGTCGATCGCGCGCTGGCCGCCACCGGCCGGCCGCGCATCGCCCGCGACTGCGAAGTGCCGGAGTTCAAGCAGGCCTGCCTGGCCGGTGTCTACGGCCTCAAGGGCGCGGTGCGCTATCTGGCCCACGATGGCGCCGAGCGTCAGGCCGTCGTCGTTGCTGCCGACATCGCCGAATACGAGCGCGGCTCCTCCGGCGAACCGACGCAAGGCGCCGGTGCGGTCGCCATGCTGCTGGAGCGCGATCCGAAGATCGTCGCCCTCGATCTGCGCAACGGCGGCAGCGCTTCGACCTTCCGCGGCCTCGATTTCCGCAAGCCGTTCCAGCGTTACGCCGGCCAGACCACCAGCGTCAGCGGTCGCCTTTCCGATTTCCCGGTGTTCAACGGCAAGTTCTCGACCGCCTGCTATGTCGACGAAACCCTGTCGGCGATCGACCAGCTGCTGGCCAAGCGCGGTGGCGCCCACGGCCGCTACTTCCGCGAGCTGGAAGCGGTGTTCATGCATCGCCCGTATCACAAGATGCCGGTCACGGCCTGGGCGCTCGGCTACCTGTTCGCGCTCGGTGCCGACGGCGCCCTCGGTGCCGACGAACTGAACGGCTACTGCGTGGCGTCCGGCGTCGATCCGGTGCAGCTCGCAGCCGAGATGGCAGCGGTGACCACGCGCGCCTTCGAGCCGGACTTCGACGGCACCGTCGCCGAACCGTATCCGCTGACCGCCGGACTGATGAAAGCCTTCCGCGAGACCGACACCTACAAGCGGGTGGTCGACGACAAGATGCGCCTCGGTGCGAAGCCGATGATGGCGATGGGCAACCTGTATTCGGCAGCGCTGCCGGGCTGGCTGGCCGCCGGGCTTGAAGAAGCCGCGAAAGCGGGCCGCGATCTCGCCGGCCGCGAGATCCTGCTGATCGGCTATGGCAGCGGCGACGCCTCCGAAGCGATCCCCGCGCGCATCGTGCCGGGCTGGCAGGACGCCGCCAGCCGCATCCATCTGGCCGGCGCGCTCGATGGCGCCGTCGCGCTGAACGCCGAGCAGTACGCGGCGCTGCACGAAGGCCGCCCGGCACCGGGCATTGCACCTGCCTGCCGCGGCATCCGCATCAATCGCATCGGCGATCGCCGTACCGGCGCGCTGCAGGATTTCGGGATCGCCTATTACGACCTGGGCGTCTAG
- a CDS encoding glycosyltransferase: protein MDAAFWLAVPAAVMWFGLWLAPWRPWSVREQLEPTGFGPDGQGGHGDMDTVTVLIPARNEAEVLERTLDSLQAQGAGLNIVVIDDQSDDGTGDIARRYPNVEVIAGQPLPKGWAGKLWALEQGKSRVKTAMTLLLDADIALEPGLLSALLAHKRARGAHFVSLMADLRRTSFWDRLLLPAFVYYFKLIYPFAVSNSPSKWVAAAAGGCVLVDTSALRKVNAFECLKGALIDDCTLARHVKDGGYKTWIGLSRGVISLRPYGTLKSVHDMVARSAFTQLRYSTPLLLLVTALFALAYWFPLVALAHGSWLAALALLAMCAAYVPTLHYYGLSPLWALASPLIGALYLGMTWSSAIRSWRGVRSKWKNRTYEVHP from the coding sequence ATGGATGCCGCGTTCTGGTTGGCCGTTCCTGCGGCTGTCATGTGGTTCGGCCTGTGGCTGGCCCCATGGCGGCCGTGGAGCGTCCGCGAGCAGCTGGAGCCGACCGGCTTCGGCCCCGATGGCCAGGGCGGACACGGCGACATGGATACCGTGACCGTGCTGATTCCGGCCCGCAACGAGGCCGAAGTCCTCGAGCGCACGCTGGACAGCCTTCAGGCACAAGGCGCGGGATTGAATATCGTCGTCATCGACGATCAGTCCGATGACGGCACCGGCGATATCGCCCGTCGCTATCCGAATGTCGAAGTGATTGCCGGCCAGCCGCTGCCGAAGGGCTGGGCCGGCAAGCTGTGGGCGCTGGAGCAGGGCAAGTCGCGGGTCAAGACGGCGATGACCTTGCTGCTCGATGCCGATATCGCGCTCGAACCGGGCCTGCTGTCGGCGCTGCTCGCGCACAAGCGGGCCAGGGGCGCGCACTTCGTCAGCCTGATGGCCGATCTGCGCCGCACCTCGTTCTGGGATCGCCTGCTGCTGCCGGCCTTCGTCTACTACTTCAAGCTGATCTATCCGTTCGCGGTATCGAATTCGCCGTCGAAGTGGGTGGCGGCTGCGGCCGGTGGCTGCGTGCTGGTCGATACGTCCGCACTTCGCAAGGTCAATGCCTTCGAATGCCTGAAGGGCGCGCTGATCGATGACTGCACCCTGGCCCGGCACGTCAAGGACGGCGGCTACAAGACCTGGATCGGCCTCAGCCGCGGCGTCATCAGCTTGCGCCCCTACGGCACGCTGAAGAGCGTGCACGACATGGTCGCCCGCTCGGCTTTCACCCAGCTGCGCTATTCCACACCGCTGCTGCTGCTGGTCACTGCGCTGTTCGCGCTGGCCTACTGGTTCCCGCTGGTCGCGCTGGCGCATGGCTCCTGGCTGGCCGCGCTGGCGCTGCTGGCGATGTGCGCGGCCTATGTGCCGACCCTGCATTACTACGGCCTGTCGCCGCTCTGGGCGCTGGCCTCACCTTTGATTGGGGCGCTGTATCTCGGGATGACGTGGAGTTCCGCGATCCGGAGCTGGCGCGGCGTGCGCTCGAAATGGAAAAACCGCACCTACGAAGTCCATCCGTGA
- the hpnH gene encoding adenosyl-hopene transferase HpnH, translating to MGVPLIQQVTVARYLLGKKLAGVKRYPLVLMLEPLFQCNLACAGCGKIDYEKDILQQRVSVEKALAAAAECGAPMVSIPGGEPLIHKEMPQIVAGLVKMKKFVYLCTNAILLKKHINDYTPSPYLTMSIHLDGLEKRHDESVCMDGVFVKAVEAIKMCVERGFRVTINCTLFSGEPPEEIADFFDYAMTLGVEGITVSPGYSYQHAPRQDVFLGRTSSKQLFRDVFRIGRARKSNWKFNQSPMFLDFIAGNQAYQCEPWGTVTYNVFGWQKPCYLLVDEGHVSTYKELMETTQWENYGVGKNPKCDNCMAHCGFEGTAVNDTFANPLKAARVALFGPDIDGPMAPDLPILYGNRSDAAAVRIPISAITKKAKPAAEKA from the coding sequence ATGGGCGTTCCGCTTATCCAGCAGGTCACCGTCGCACGCTACCTTCTCGGCAAGAAGCTTGCGGGTGTGAAGCGCTATCCGCTGGTGTTGATGCTGGAGCCGTTGTTCCAGTGCAATCTCGCCTGTGCCGGCTGCGGCAAGATCGATTACGAGAAGGACATCCTGCAGCAGCGCGTCAGCGTCGAGAAGGCGCTGGCCGCCGCCGCCGAATGCGGCGCGCCGATGGTCTCGATTCCGGGCGGCGAGCCGCTGATTCACAAGGAAATGCCGCAGATCGTCGCCGGCCTGGTGAAGATGAAGAAATTCGTCTACCTGTGCACCAACGCGATCCTGCTGAAGAAGCACATCAACGATTACACCCCGTCGCCGTACCTGACGATGTCGATCCATCTCGACGGTCTGGAAAAGCGCCACGACGAATCGGTGTGCATGGACGGCGTCTTCGTCAAGGCTGTCGAAGCGATCAAGATGTGCGTCGAGCGCGGCTTCCGCGTCACCATCAACTGCACGCTGTTCTCCGGCGAGCCGCCGGAAGAGATCGCCGATTTCTTCGACTACGCGATGACCCTGGGCGTTGAAGGCATCACCGTGTCGCCGGGCTACAGCTACCAGCACGCGCCGCGTCAGGACGTGTTCCTCGGCCGCACCTCGTCGAAGCAGCTGTTCCGCGATGTGTTCCGCATCGGCCGGGCACGCAAGTCGAACTGGAAGTTCAACCAGTCGCCGATGTTCCTCGACTTCATCGCCGGCAACCAGGCCTACCAGTGCGAGCCTTGGGGCACGGTGACCTACAACGTGTTCGGCTGGCAGAAGCCCTGCTACCTGCTCGTCGACGAAGGTCATGTCAGCACCTACAAGGAGCTGATGGAAACCACGCAGTGGGAAAACTACGGTGTCGGCAAGAACCCGAAGTGCGATAACTGCATGGCCCACTGCGGTTTCGAAGGCACGGCGGTCAACGACACCTTCGCCAACCCGCTGAAGGCGGCGCGCGTGGCGCTGTTCGGCCCGGACATCGATGGCCCGATGGCGCCCGATCTGCCGATTCTCTACGGCAATCGCAGCGATGCGGCGGCGGTGCGGATTCCGATCAGCGCGATCACCAAGAAGGCCAAGCCGGCAGCCGAAAAGGCCTAG
- the idi gene encoding isopentenyl-diphosphate Delta-isomerase, whose amino-acid sequence MKMAVGGVHEVVSFDDEPLILVDEQDNEVGYLLKAEAHMGHGTLHRAFSLFVFNSAGELLLQQRAAGKRLWGQFWSNTCCSHPRRGETMDIAIHRRLKEELGFECRFDFLFKFQYQAQFDATGAEHELCWVYAGRSDVAPVVNANEISAIRYIAPDALDAEIEASPERFTPWFKIEWARIRAQHAGVYARQPLASLA is encoded by the coding sequence ATGAAAATGGCGGTTGGCGGCGTGCACGAGGTGGTCTCGTTCGACGACGAGCCGCTGATCCTGGTCGACGAGCAGGACAACGAAGTCGGCTACCTGCTGAAGGCCGAAGCCCACATGGGCCACGGCACCCTGCATCGCGCGTTCTCGCTGTTCGTGTTCAATTCGGCTGGCGAACTGCTGCTGCAGCAGCGCGCGGCGGGCAAGCGGCTGTGGGGCCAGTTCTGGTCGAACACCTGCTGCAGCCACCCGCGCCGCGGCGAAACCATGGATATCGCGATCCATCGCCGGTTGAAGGAAGAACTCGGCTTCGAATGCCGCTTCGATTTCCTGTTCAAGTTCCAGTACCAGGCCCAGTTCGACGCCACCGGCGCCGAGCATGAGCTGTGCTGGGTCTATGCCGGCCGCAGCGATGTGGCCCCGGTGGTCAACGCCAACGAGATTTCGGCGATCCGCTACATCGCGCCGGATGCCCTCGATGCCGAGATCGAGGCGAGCCCGGAACGCTTCACGCCGTGGTTCAAGATCGAGTGGGCGCGCATCCGCGCGCAGCACGCCGGGGTATACGCGCGGCAGCCGCTGGCGTCTTTGGCATAA
- a CDS encoding hydroxymethylglutaryl-CoA reductase, degradative, giving the protein MSAEPQPTAPAAAKSPDQSLDKSRIPEFYKLSVSDRVRLMRERGWVSEADYQQMISGEHTLSLHRADKMIENVVGVMGLPVGLGLNFLINGKDYVIPLVVEEPSIVAALSSAAKIVRGAGGFTAEMDESMLIGQIQVVDIPNVPRAQSALLQRKAELLNLANSLHPQMVARGGGARDVEIHLHPRPDGRGDMMVLHLVVDTCDAMGANLVNTMCEGLASLVESITGGKVFLRILSNLTDRALVRAKCVIPVARLAGKGFSGEEVRDGIVLATDFASVDPYRAATHNKGVMNGVDAVALATGNDWRAIEAGAHAYAARSGRYTSLTRWYKGDDGALVGEIEIPMKVGTVGGPLQSNPTVALNHRLLGATSARELAMVMGTVGLAQNFSAIRALATEGIQQGHMTLHARSVALAAGASPEIFETVVERLIEGGDIKIWKAQEIVVQVKKALRQEAGGEEPTSNAPRSQGHGKIILLGEHAVVYGSHAIAAPVPLAIEASVQDGDSGSANPGVDLIIPRWGVESRLHKDPAHRDSFQRSLGIVFDKLGLTERSLRIEVFPNVPRGMGLGGSAAMAVAVIRALDQHFKLGHTDDEINALAFECEKVAHGTPSGIDNTVATFGKPLLYRRAHEGQPLLMKPLALAKPIPLVVGISGKESLTAKTVGGVRAAWLKNPELYENIFRQIDALTLQGVDAVQNYQLERLGDLMNVCHGLLNALRVSSWEIEEMVQICREQGALGAKLTGGGGGGSIIALAPEHPERVIAALRDAGYSGLEVRIG; this is encoded by the coding sequence ATGAGTGCCGAACCCCAACCCACCGCGCCCGCCGCGGCCAAGTCGCCCGACCAATCGCTCGATAAATCGAGGATCCCGGAGTTCTACAAGCTGTCGGTCAGCGATCGCGTGCGGCTGATGCGCGAGCGCGGCTGGGTGTCGGAAGCCGACTACCAGCAGATGATTTCCGGCGAGCACACCTTGTCGCTGCATCGCGCCGACAAGATGATCGAGAACGTCGTCGGGGTCATGGGCTTGCCGGTCGGTTTGGGGCTCAACTTCCTGATCAACGGCAAGGACTACGTGATCCCGCTGGTGGTCGAGGAACCGTCGATCGTCGCTGCACTTTCCAGCGCCGCCAAGATCGTTCGGGGCGCCGGTGGCTTCACGGCCGAGATGGACGAGTCGATGCTGATCGGCCAGATCCAGGTCGTCGATATTCCCAACGTGCCGCGCGCCCAGAGCGCGCTGCTGCAGCGCAAGGCCGAACTGCTGAACCTCGCCAATTCGCTACATCCGCAGATGGTCGCCCGTGGCGGCGGTGCCCGCGATGTCGAGATCCACCTGCACCCGCGGCCCGATGGCCGCGGCGACATGATGGTGCTGCATCTGGTCGTCGACACCTGCGATGCGATGGGCGCGAACCTGGTCAACACGATGTGCGAAGGCCTGGCCTCGCTGGTCGAGTCGATCACCGGCGGCAAGGTCTTTCTGCGCATCCTGTCGAACCTCACCGATCGCGCGCTGGTCCGCGCCAAGTGCGTGATTCCGGTCGCGCGTCTCGCCGGCAAGGGTTTCTCGGGCGAGGAAGTGCGTGACGGCATCGTGCTGGCCACCGATTTCGCCAGCGTCGATCCGTATCGTGCGGCGACCCATAACAAGGGTGTGATGAACGGCGTCGATGCCGTCGCGCTGGCCACCGGCAATGACTGGCGCGCGATCGAAGCCGGTGCCCATGCCTATGCGGCGCGCTCTGGCCGCTATACCTCGCTGACCCGCTGGTACAAGGGCGACGACGGCGCGCTGGTCGGCGAGATCGAGATTCCGATGAAGGTCGGTACCGTCGGCGGCCCGTTGCAGTCGAACCCGACCGTAGCGCTGAACCACCGCCTGCTCGGCGCCACCTCGGCGCGCGAACTGGCGATGGTGATGGGCACCGTCGGTCTCGCGCAGAACTTCTCGGCGATCCGCGCCTTGGCCACCGAAGGCATCCAGCAGGGTCACATGACCCTGCACGCGCGCTCGGTGGCGCTGGCCGCTGGAGCCTCGCCGGAGATCTTCGAAACCGTGGTCGAGCGCCTGATCGAAGGCGGCGACATCAAGATCTGGAAGGCGCAGGAAATCGTCGTGCAGGTCAAGAAAGCCCTGCGTCAGGAAGCTGGTGGCGAGGAGCCGACGTCGAACGCGCCGCGCTCCCAGGGTCACGGCAAGATCATCCTGCTCGGCGAACATGCGGTGGTTTACGGCAGCCATGCGATTGCCGCACCGGTGCCGCTGGCCATCGAGGCCAGCGTGCAGGATGGCGACAGCGGCAGCGCCAATCCGGGTGTCGACCTGATCATTCCGCGCTGGGGCGTCGAATCGCGCCTGCACAAGGATCCGGCGCATCGCGATTCGTTCCAGCGTAGCTTGGGCATCGTTTTCGACAAGCTTGGCTTGACCGAGCGCAGCTTGCGCATCGAAGTGTTCCCCAACGTGCCGCGCGGCATGGGCTTGGGCGGCTCGGCGGCGATGGCGGTTGCGGTGATCCGTGCGCTCGACCAGCACTTCAAGCTCGGCCATACCGACGACGAGATCAACGCGCTGGCCTTCGAGTGCGAGAAGGTTGCCCACGGCACGCCGAGCGGCATCGACAACACCGTCGCCACCTTCGGCAAGCCGCTGCTCTATCGCCGCGCGCATGAAGGCCAGCCGCTGCTGATGAAGCCGCTGGCGCTCGCCAAGCCGATTCCGCTGGTGGTCGGCATCAGCGGCAAGGAAAGCCTGACCGCGAAAACCGTGGGCGGCGTTCGTGCGGCCTGGCTGAAGAACCCGGAGCTGTACGAAAACATCTTCCGGCAGATCGACGCGCTGACCTTGCAAGGGGTCGACGCGGTGCAGAATTATCAGCTCGAGCGCCTTGGCGATCTGATGAATGTCTGCCACGGTCTGCTCAATGCGCTGCGGGTGTCGAGCTGGGAAATCGAGGAAATGGTGCAGATCTGCCGCGAGCAGGGTGCCCTCGGCGCCAAGCTGACCGGCGGCGGCGGCGGCGGTTCGATCATCGCGCTGGCGCCGGAACATCCGGAGCGGGTCATCGCCGCGCTGCGCGACGCGGGTTATTCGGGTCTGGAGGTGCGCATTGGGTGA
- a CDS encoding mevalonate kinase family protein, protein MNIAASAPGKLVLLGEYAVLEGAPAVAMAVDRRAVAKLTAQPGPRCEVFAPDVLKARTPFSIGSNGLPDWQAAGADAARLSLVDEVLRGLADEGLAPAAGSGFHLALDTSAFFDTQNAERPKLGLGSSAALTVALAMAFVARAGQADDAASHASWLPRLLALHRKFQGGQGSGVDVATSLIGGVIAYQLYDGGTTPSARPLTWPAGLHQRFIWSGRSASTPKFLSILRAWRLDHEAEYRTRMDALSSIASAAVEALAAADAAGFLSCASSYANDLRALGLASGVSIYSEEHVAIAAIAASHEGVVYKPCGAGGGDVGVLFATDPERLTAAVAQLAAAGFASVPLAVDVTGLRIAITESVEA, encoded by the coding sequence ATGAACATCGCAGCATCGGCGCCCGGCAAGCTGGTGCTGCTCGGCGAGTACGCCGTGCTCGAAGGCGCGCCGGCGGTGGCGATGGCCGTCGATCGTCGCGCGGTGGCAAAGCTGACGGCGCAGCCCGGCCCGCGCTGCGAAGTGTTCGCGCCGGACGTGCTGAAGGCGCGCACTCCGTTTTCGATCGGCAGCAATGGTCTGCCGGACTGGCAGGCTGCCGGCGCCGATGCCGCCCGCTTGAGTCTGGTCGACGAAGTGCTGCGCGGCCTGGCCGATGAAGGCCTGGCGCCGGCTGCCGGCAGCGGCTTCCATCTGGCACTCGATACCTCGGCGTTCTTCGATACGCAGAATGCAGAACGTCCCAAACTCGGGCTCGGCTCCAGCGCCGCGCTGACCGTTGCCTTGGCGATGGCCTTCGTTGCTCGCGCAGGACAAGCGGACGATGCAGCGAGCCATGCCAGCTGGCTGCCGCGCCTCTTGGCCTTGCATCGCAAGTTCCAGGGCGGACAGGGCAGTGGTGTCGATGTCGCGACCAGCCTGATCGGCGGCGTCATCGCCTATCAGCTGTACGACGGCGGTACCACGCCAAGCGCACGGCCGCTGACCTGGCCAGCCGGTCTGCACCAGCGTTTCATCTGGTCCGGCCGTTCAGCGTCGACGCCGAAGTTCCTGTCGATCCTGCGCGCCTGGCGGCTCGATCACGAAGCCGAATACCGAACCCGGATGGACGCGCTGAGCTCGATCGCTTCGGCTGCCGTCGAAGCACTCGCGGCCGCTGATGCGGCGGGCTTCCTGAGCTGTGCGTCGAGCTACGCCAACGATCTGCGTGCGCTCGGCCTGGCCAGCGGCGTCAGCATCTATTCCGAAGAACATGTGGCGATCGCTGCCATCGCAGCCTCGCATGAAGGTGTGGTCTACAAGCCTTGTGGTGCCGGTGGTGGTGACGTCGGCGTGTTGTTTGCAACGGACCCCGAGCGTCTGACTGCTGCCGTCGCGCAGCTGGCAGCAGCCGGGTTCGCCAGCGTGCCGCTGGCGGTCGATGTGACCGGCCTGCGGATCGCGATAACGGAGAGTGTCGAAGCATGA
- the mvaD gene encoding diphosphomevalonate decarboxylase gives MSTTLDVSRRAAAQAQPNIALIKYWGKRDLRLNLPVVGSLSITLDTLWTRTEVRFDDALEADTMTLNGNVDAKQLKRTSACLDLLRARAGVTTRAEVISENNFPTGAGLASSASGFAAMVMAGDAALGLRLTPAQQSVLARRCSGSAARSIFGGYVEWAHGQQADGEDSVATPLLEAAAWPLSVAVAITSTAEKAIGSTEGMNRTADTSPYQQAWIDSQDADLAEARAAIAARDFERLADISEHSCLKMHALALAAKPGLLYWNAATVAAMHCVRSLRAKGVPVFFTIDAGPQLKAVCLPSAAAAVAAALREVPGVLNVVETGLGGPARLIPVADLAAA, from the coding sequence ATGTCGACGACGCTGGACGTTTCCCGTCGCGCTGCGGCCCAGGCCCAGCCGAACATTGCGCTGATCAAGTACTGGGGCAAGCGCGACCTGCGCCTGAACCTGCCGGTGGTCGGTTCGCTGTCGATCACTCTGGACACGCTCTGGACGCGCACCGAAGTCCGCTTCGATGACGCGCTCGAGGCCGATACCATGACCTTGAACGGCAACGTCGACGCCAAGCAGCTGAAGCGCACCAGCGCCTGTCTCGACCTGCTGCGCGCCCGCGCCGGGGTTACGACGCGCGCCGAAGTGATCAGTGAGAACAACTTCCCGACCGGCGCCGGTCTGGCTTCGTCGGCCTCCGGCTTCGCGGCGATGGTCATGGCCGGCGATGCAGCGCTGGGCCTGCGCCTGACGCCAGCCCAGCAATCGGTGCTGGCGCGGCGCTGCTCCGGCTCGGCGGCGCGCTCGATCTTCGGCGGCTATGTCGAATGGGCGCACGGCCAGCAGGCCGATGGCGAGGATTCGGTCGCCACGCCGCTGCTCGAAGCCGCTGCCTGGCCGCTGAGCGTCGCCGTCGCGATCACCTCGACGGCCGAGAAAGCAATCGGCTCGACCGAGGGCATGAACCGCACGGCCGATACCAGTCCGTATCAGCAGGCCTGGATCGATAGCCAGGACGCCGATCTCGCCGAAGCCCGCGCCGCGATTGCCGCGCGTGATTTCGAGCGGCTGGCCGATATCTCCGAACACAGCTGTCTGAAGATGCACGCGCTGGCGCTGGCCGCGAAGCCCGGCCTGCTGTACTGGAACGCGGCGACGGTGGCGGCAATGCATTGCGTGCGTAGCCTGCGTGCCAAAGGCGTACCGGTGTTTTTCACCATCGACGCCGGCCCGCAGCTGAAAGCGGTCTGCCTGCCGTCGGCCGCTGCCGCGGTGGCCGCTGCGCTGCGCGAAGTGCCGGGTGTGCTGAACGTCGTCGAGACCGGTCTCGGTGGCCCGGCGCGTCTGATCCCCGTCGCTGATCTGGCTGCTGCGTAA
- a CDS encoding DUF2147 domain-containing protein: MPPLLRVIALVAITVLPIRTAADAPWSPDAIVGRWLIASKDAVIDIHPVDGPAGSEYHGSIAWLLDKTYDEKDGPALNGKPLLDRRNPDPALRQRPLIGLPMLKGLHFDGQDHWLDGRVYSCNDGRTYSVQVSLADRDHLNLRGYFGLPIFGMTSVWTRVAALPSP; the protein is encoded by the coding sequence GTGCCGCCGCTTCTGAGAGTCATCGCGCTGGTCGCGATCACCGTGCTGCCAATCAGAACGGCAGCCGATGCGCCGTGGTCGCCGGACGCGATCGTCGGCCGCTGGCTGATCGCCTCGAAGGACGCGGTGATCGACATCCATCCGGTCGATGGCCCGGCCGGCAGCGAGTACCACGGCTCGATCGCCTGGCTGCTCGACAAGACCTATGACGAAAAGGACGGCCCGGCCTTGAACGGCAAGCCGCTGCTCGATCGGCGCAATCCGGACCCGGCGCTGCGCCAGCGGCCGCTGATCGGCCTGCCGATGCTGAAAGGCCTGCACTTCGACGGTCAGGATCACTGGCTCGACGGCCGCGTCTACAGCTGCAACGACGGCCGCACCTACAGCGTCCAGGTCTCGCTCGCCGATCGTGATCACCTGAATCTGCGTGGCTATTTCGGTCTGCCGATCTTCGGCATGACCTCGGTCTGGACGCGGGTCGCGGCGCTGCCGTCGCCGTGA